A portion of the Glycine max cultivar Williams 82 chromosome 10, Glycine_max_v4.0, whole genome shotgun sequence genome contains these proteins:
- the EXPB2 gene encoding beta-expansin precursor, with protein MAPTLQRALSHLLTLVASLSILLVVPSSCFNPKKIVNASYASYSLYGSDWSPAVATWYGPAQGDGSEGGACGYGSAVGEPPFSSLMSAGSPLLFESGEGCGSCYEMKCTGNYACSGNSVRVVITDSCPGCGSDAQYHFDLSGTAFGAMAISGQDEKLRNAGKIDIQFRRVECNYPGVSISFRVDPGSNKEYFAILIEYESGDGDLDKVELREAHASAQWYSMQRSWGAVWKLDKGSALVAPFSIKLTTLKSGKTIVANNVIPAGWIIDQTYRSIVNF; from the exons ATGGCTCCTACACTTCAACGTGCACTTTCTCATCTGCTCACTCTTGTAGCTTCACTTTCAATACTCCTAGTGGTACCCTCCTCTTGTTTCAACCCTAAAAAGATTGTGAATGCTTCCTATGCTTCATACTCCTTATATGGTTCAGATTGGTCTCCTGCTGTAGCCACTTGGTATGGACCAGCCCAAGGGGACGGTAGTGAAG GTGGTGCTTGTGGTTATGGAAGTGCTGTTGGGGAACCTCCTTTCTCATCATTGATGTCGGCGGGAAGCCCTCTTTTGTTTGAATCAGGCGAAGGCTGTGGTTCTTGTTACGAG ATGAAGTGCACTGGGAATTATGCATGCTCAGGCAATTCTGTAAGGGTAGTCATCACTGATAGCTGTCCTGGGTGTGGTTCAGATGCTCAATATCATTTTGATTTGAGTGGCACTGCTTTTGGTGCGATGGCAATTTCAGGCCAAGACGAGAAGCTACGCAATGCTGGCAAAATAGACATTCAATTTAGAAG AGTTGAATGCAACTATCCCGGTGTATCAATATCTTTTCGCGTGGATCCTGGTTCCAACAAGGAATATTTTGCAATCTTGATTGAATATGAGAGTGGTGATGGTGACCTAGACAAAGTTGAACTCAGGGAAGCACATGCTTCCGCCCAATGGTACTCCATGCAGCGATCATGGGGTGCAGTTTGGAAACTTGACAAAGGGTCAGCACTTGTGGCACCATTCTCCATCAAGCTAACCACTCTCAAATCTGGCAAGACCATTGTGGCTAACAATGTGATCCCTGCTGGGTGGATTATTGATCAGACTTATAGATCAattgtcaatttttaa